In one Caldisericaceae bacterium genomic region, the following are encoded:
- the cas2 gene encoding CRISPR-associated endonuclease Cas2: MVYDIAEERVNKVLKISRKYLDWIQNSVLEGEITKAKFEKLKVELRKVINEEKDSIIFYILRTTLYSEKEIIGRTKGGSKLII, encoded by the coding sequence ATGGTATATGATATAGCTGAAGAAAGAGTAAATAAAGTCCTAAAAATAAGTAGGAAATATCTTGATTGGATTCAAAACTCTGTGCTTGAAGGAGAAATAACCAAGGCAAAATTTGAAAAACTGAAAGTTGAACTAAGAAAAGTTATAAATGAAGAAAAAGATTCTATAATTTTTTACATCTTAAGAACAACATTATATAGTGAAAAGGAAATTATTGGGAGAACAAAAGGCGGGTCAAAATTAATCATATAA
- the cas1b gene encoding type I-B CRISPR-associated endonuclease Cas1b has translation MKGTIFVFSNGTLKRKDNTIYFEGENDLKKFVPIENTIEIHIFGEVTINKDVLEFFSQKEILLHFYNYYGYYVGTYYPREHYNSGFMILKQAEHYIDPIKRLVLARKFVAGGVRNMEKVISYYNSRSVDLSSTLEKIANLKQLITSQNDINQLMAIEGNIREIYYSAFDSIINDENFAMEERSKRPPKNRLNALISFGNTLLYTTILSEIYKTHLDPRIGYLHATNFRRFTLNLDVSEVFKPIIVDRMIFYLLNKGIIKPKDFDNSLGGLYLKEQGRAAFIEKFDERLSTTVKYRKIGKDVSYRRLLRLELYKIEKHLMGEEEYEPFLAEW, from the coding sequence ATGAAAGGCACAATTTTTGTTTTTTCAAATGGCACATTAAAAAGAAAGGACAATACAATATACTTTGAAGGGGAAAATGATTTGAAGAAATTTGTTCCAATTGAAAATACCATTGAAATCCATATTTTTGGAGAGGTAACAATAAATAAGGACGTGCTTGAATTTTTCTCTCAAAAAGAGATTTTACTCCATTTTTACAACTATTATGGGTATTATGTAGGGACATATTATCCTAGAGAGCACTATAACTCTGGTTTCATGATTCTAAAACAAGCAGAACATTACATTGATCCTATAAAAAGACTCGTTCTTGCAAGAAAGTTTGTTGCAGGCGGAGTAAGAAATATGGAGAAAGTCATAAGTTATTATAATTCTCGAAGCGTTGATCTTTCTTCAACTTTAGAAAAAATTGCCAATTTAAAGCAACTTATAACTTCTCAAAACGATATCAATCAACTTATGGCAATAGAAGGAAATATTAGAGAAATATACTATAGTGCCTTTGATTCAATTATTAATGATGAAAACTTTGCAATGGAGGAAAGGAGTAAAAGACCCCCCAAAAACAGGCTGAATGCTCTTATAAGTTTCGGCAACACCCTTCTTTATACGACAATTCTTTCAGAAATTTATAAAACACATTTAGACCCAAGAATTGGATATTTACATGCAACAAACTTTAGAAGATTTACATTGAATCTTGATGTTTCAGAAGTCTTTAAACCAATAATTGTTGATAGAATGATCTTCTACCTTTTAAATAAAGGAATTATAAAACCTAAAGATTTTGATAACTCCCTTGGAGGATTATATCTTAAAGAACAAGGTCGGGCAGCTTTTATAGAAAAATTTGATGAAAGGCTTTCAACAACAGTAAAATATAGAAAAATCGGGAAAGATGTTTCTTATAGAAGACTTTTAAGACTCGAACTCTATAAAATAGAAAAACATCTAATGGGAGAAGAAGAATATGAACCGTTTCTTGCTGAGTGGTAA
- the cas4 gene encoding CRISPR-associated protein Cas4: MNISGTLIWYYFVCKREVWFMARELTPDQDNSFIEIGRMIEENFYKRENKGLDLGNIKIDLVKKDGEDILIGEVKKSSKFEKPSIMQLSFYLLKLRENGIDANGEVLVPKERKKIPVKLNKELEEELKVATEEIEKIIMSDTPPKKEKSRFCTNCAYREFCWS; encoded by the coding sequence ATGAATATATCAGGAACACTAATCTGGTATTACTTTGTCTGTAAACGTGAAGTTTGGTTTATGGCAAGAGAATTAACTCCAGATCAAGACAATTCTTTTATTGAAATTGGCAGAATGATAGAGGAAAATTTTTACAAAAGGGAGAATAAGGGTTTAGATCTTGGTAACATAAAAATTGACCTTGTCAAAAAGGATGGAGAAGATATTCTAATTGGAGAAGTTAAAAAATCTTCCAAATTTGAAAAACCATCGATTATGCAACTTTCTTTTTATCTATTAAAGTTAAGAGAAAATGGAATCGACGCAAACGGTGAGGTTTTAGTTCCGAAAGAGCGAAAAAAGATACCTGTTAAACTTAATAAAGAATTAGAAGAGGAATTAAAAGTTGCAACGGAAGAGATAGAAAAAATTATAATGAGTGATACTCCTCCCAAAAAGGAAAAGAGCAGATTTTGCACTAATTGCGCTTATAGGGAGTTTTGCTGGTCATGA